The DNA window atgcattttcgaattctatgaaaaaaaattatttcaaaaataaattttcgaAGTAGGAATATGTTTTAATTTTCGCTGGAAGTTCTCCCTATAAAGAAATTATCTTGCTTTATTGGTCAAATTAGAGTGTATGTAGATGGGAATTTGACTTCCAATTTGAGGTGGAAGGGATCTCTTTCTTGTTTACCAAAAAAAAATGGTTGTAAATATTTCATTGGACATTTACGATGTGATCTTTAAAGTGTTACACAAGTATAGGATAAAgtacaaattaataaaaaatataaattacaaaGCTTCATACCGTCATCCAtgattcataaaaataaataaaaaatatccatgatatgatatgatattcTTAATGAATTAATTCTATAGTATAAGTTTTACGTCACACGTTGGCtgctctttctttctctcttccttctACTGTCAAACTCTTATACTATAAATAACACTAAGCAAATCAAATTTcataaacaaaaaatcaaaccaaCAATGCAAAAACAACAAGAAAGTGAAGAGACTGCAATGGACTCTTTGATGTCTCCAAGTTTCAGCACTTATTCTTCTAATAACATAAACGACGTCGCTGAACAGGTTATTAACGAAAACGACTACTCGCACTCCCAAAACGACAAAGATGATTTCGAATTCGTCGCGTTTCCAAAAACTGCTGATGAGGTTTTCTCCGATCACCGCCGCGGAAATTCAATTCGTGGCGTCTTTCCGATCTACAACCACAACCAAAAGAGAAATTCTGTTATGGCGGAGATGATTCCGTTACGAGAATTGATGAATTCCGACGGCGACAGAAGGAATTCCGATGCGGTGGATATTTCGACTGCGTTACGGAAAGTAATCACTGGAGATCAGAATCGGAATATTGATCCTCCGTCGTCGTCATCGTCTGACGTGTGGGACGAACTTGATGCGGTTTCGCCGGAGTCGTATTGCTTGTGGACACCTAAATCTCCGATATCATCGCCGATGGCTTCTCCGATCAAATGCAAGAAAAGCAATTCAACTGGTTCGTCTTCGAATTCCACGTCATCGAAGCGATGGAAGTTTCTGAGTTTACTCCGGCGTTGTAAAAGCGACGGAAAAGAATCGATGATTCTCGTAAGTCCGTCATTAGAGTTTAAGAAGGAAGCGAAAGTAGAGAATTCAAAGGTGAAAAGCGGTGGAAAAGGAAGCCTAGTGAAGAACAATGCGAAAGTGGTGGAAAAAAAGATTCCGGTGACGGAGAGGAAAATTCCGGCAGCGGTAACGGCAATGGAAGCGTTTtatctaagaaagaaagagaataatagaaaCTCGTATTTACCGTATAAGCAAGAGTTAATTGGCTTTGGTGTTGGTTTTCATGCTAATATTGGAAGAGGTTCTCCACTTCATGtttgatttttacttttttttttttagttcaaAGAAAGAGATTAGGACTTGTATAGGTTAATTTTTAAGGGtattaatttcatatatactTCAGTTTTAGAGTaggaaaaagtgaaaaagaaaagtaattttagattgttatttttgtctttgatgTAAGATTTTACATAGAGAAATATAATGTTTAGTGTATATGTCATTTTGTGTGTAATTGAGAAATAGATTATGGATCATTTTAATATTTCACAACTTTTTCAAGTCATGGACTCAATCTAGAAGTAGTGGTAGTCAGATCTCCTCACATTTTAAGTACCATTTTTGTTAGAAATTCATATAAGATTATCGAATTATTGTTCGGGCTCAGAGAGTTTCAAAGGATTTTAGTTTTGTTATAAGGTAGAAAATTATTAGTTATGAGCGTTGAGTTTCATATATGGTTTTTCTTATCAACTAGATCCCTAACTCAAAGCATATTGAAATTCAGTGGCTTACAAGTTACAAATTTAAACTATCATTACTTAGTGTTTGTGACCATTGCTTACCCTCCAACGCTATTATCCTTAGTGTGGAGAATACTTTTCCAAATGTAAATATCATTGCTCTTGCTTTTTGTCTCAACGATGTACGTACATATTAGGAAAATACTTAGCTATAAGATATTTATGAACTAAAGAGTCTTGAGTAATAATCAGCCTCCACATTTCTTTAGCTAGGAGTGCATCATTGAAGAT is part of the Vicia villosa cultivar HV-30 ecotype Madison, WI linkage group LG2, Vvil1.0, whole genome shotgun sequence genome and encodes:
- the LOC131647253 gene encoding uncharacterized protein LOC131647253 — translated: MQKQQESEETAMDSLMSPSFSTYSSNNINDVAEQVINENDYSHSQNDKDDFEFVAFPKTADEVFSDHRRGNSIRGVFPIYNHNQKRNSVMAEMIPLRELMNSDGDRRNSDAVDISTALRKVITGDQNRNIDPPSSSSSDVWDELDAVSPESYCLWTPKSPISSPMASPIKCKKSNSTGSSSNSTSSKRWKFLSLLRRCKSDGKESMILVSPSLEFKKEAKVENSKVKSGGKGSLVKNNAKVVEKKIPVTERKIPAAVTAMEAFYLRKKENNRNSYLPYKQELIGFGVGFHANIGRGSPLHV